The Physeter macrocephalus isolate SW-GA unplaced genomic scaffold, ASM283717v5 random_315, whole genome shotgun sequence genome includes a region encoding these proteins:
- the IGFLR1 gene encoding LOW QUALITY PROTEIN: IGF-like family receptor 1 (The sequence of the model RefSeq protein was modified relative to this genomic sequence to represent the inferred CDS: inserted 3 bases in 3 codons; substituted 1 base at 1 genomic stop codon), with product MAPQKAGSARMGPLCLLLTAVLLLAQAAPRKASQHCSRLEYWNPDDLCCGSCLQRFGPPPARTEFSENCGPDDAGNHVTHPFKECPPGQCNPNSEELCSPCDGGATAPTSLGSRGGTRRRGRQPVPNKELCPLTXGKLSVLSSQEPSSPAIPSLLWTSEHKVPQHAWPTWSFDLSLVLVLLXTSAVNLLLALQRHRRRHHQGKAVQHPYPGLVCNDLNTHTLFSLHSSPPGSLEASEAGDSGKEVPLPPLLGRELPSLESQPLSRLLDELEVLEELIVLLDSEPGPGWGRACGSTRHLAAKCGLPAAWSTSAYSLRPSRWPRWALMEMVVAREPSASLGQLGAHXAQRGRADALRVLSKLGXAGACPA from the exons ATGGCCCCCCAGAAGGCAGGCTCCGCCAGGATGGGGCCCCTGTGCCTCCTCCTGACTGCCGTGCTGCTCCTGGCCCAGGCGGCGCCGAGGAAGGCCTCTCAGCACTGCAGCCGGCTCGAGTACTGGAACCCTGACGACCTGTGCTGTGGCAGCTGCCTGCAGCGCTTCGGGCCGCCCCCTGCTCGG ACTGAATTTTCGGAAAACTGCGGGCCCGACGATGCGGGCAATCACGTAACGCATCCCTTCAAAGAGTGTCCTCCTGGGCAGTGCAACCCCAACAGCGAGGAGCTATGTAGCCCTTGTGATGGCGGAGCAACGGCCCCCACTTCCTTGGGGAGCCGCGGCGGGACCCGGAGACGCGGCAGACAG CCGGTCCCTAACAAGGAGCTCTGCCCCCTGA GTGGAAAGCTGAGCGTCCTTAGTTCCCAGGAGCCCAGCTCACCGGCGATTCCCAGTCTCCTGTGGACATCTGAGCACAAAGTCCCCCAGCATGCCTGGCCAACTTGGAGTTTTGACCTGTCCCTGGTGCTGGTTCTGC CGACCTCAGCAGTAAACCTCCTGCTCGCCCTGCAAAGGCACCGCCGTCGCCACCACCAGGGGAAAGCGGTCCAACACCCCTATCCTGGCTTGGTTTGCAACGACCTCAACACCCACACTCTATTCTCCTTGCACTCGTCCCCTCCAGGCTCCCTGGAGGCTTCAGAGGCAGGGGACTCAGGGAAGGAGGtccctctgcctccactcctagGCAGGG AGCTGCCAAGTCTGGAATCACAGCCGCTGTCTCGCCTCCTGGATGAGCTGGAAGTGCTGGAGGAGCTGATCGTGCTGCTGGATTCTGAGCCTGGGCCAGGTTGGGGGAGAGCCTGTGGCAGCACTCGACACCTAGCTGCAAAATGTGGACTGCCTGCTGCCTGGTCCACTTCCGCCTACTCCCTGCGGCCCAGTCGCTGGCCTCGGTGGGCCctgatggagatggtggtggcaAGGGAGCCCTCTGCCTCTCTGGGCCAGCTTGGCGCAC CTGCCCAGAGAGGGCGGGCAGATGCACTGCGGGTGCTGTCTAAGCTTGGCTGAGCTGGGGCCTGCCCGGCCTAG
- the U2AF1L4 gene encoding splicing factor U2AF 26 kDa subunit isoform X4: MAEYLASIFGTEKDKVNCSFYFKIGACRHGDRCSRLHNKPTFSQVPLPTFRPFSQELGHAPTIVLLNLYRNPQNTAQTADGSHCHVSDVEVQEHYDNFFEEVFTELQEKYGEIEEMNVCDNLGDHLVGNVYVKFRREEDAERAVAELNNRWFNGQAVHAELSPVTDFRESCCRQSPPRSHTGHRPRERNRRRSPDHRHGRF; this comes from the exons ATGGCCGAATATTTAGCTTCGATATTTGGGACTGAGAAGGACAA GGTTAACTGCTCTTTTTACTTTAAGATCGGGGCCTGCCGGCACGGGGACCGGTGCTCCCGGCTTCACAACAAACCGACTTTCAGCCAG GTTCCTCTCCCAACCTTCAGGCCCTTCTCCCAGGAACTTGGCCACGCCCCC ACCATAGTGCTGCTCAACCTGTACCGGAATCCACAGAACACCGCCCAAACCGCAGACGGATCGCACT GTCACGTGAGCGACGTGGAGGTGCAAGAACACTATGATAACTTCTTCGAG GAAGTGTTCACGGAACTGCAGGAGAAGTACGGGGAGATTGAAGAGATGAATGTGTGCGACAACCTGGGGGATCACCTCGTGGGCAATGTTTATGTCAAG TTTCGGCGCGAGGAGGATGCAGAGCGGGCAGTGGCTGAACTCAATAACCGCTGGTTCAACGGGCAGGCTGTGCATGCCGAGCTGTCTCCCGTCACTGACTTCCGGGAGTCGTGCTGTCGGCA GTCACCCCCAAGGTCCCATACTGGCCACCGTCCCCGAGAAAGAAATCGACGACGGTCCCCAGACCACCGGCATGGCCGTTTCTGA
- the U2AF1L4 gene encoding splicing factor U2AF 26 kDa subunit isoform X2 — protein sequence MAEYLASIFGTEKDKVNCSFYFKIGACRHGDRCSRLHNKPTFSQTIVLLNLYRNPQNTAQTADGSHCHVSDVEVQEHYDNFFEEVFTELQEKYGEIEEMNVCDNLGDHLVGNVYVKFRREEDAERAVAELNNRWFNGQAVHAELSPVTDFRESCCRQYEMGECTRGGFCNFMHLRPISRNLRRQLYGRGPRRRSPPRSHTGHRPRERNRRRSPDHRHGRF from the exons ATGGCCGAATATTTAGCTTCGATATTTGGGACTGAGAAGGACAA GGTTAACTGCTCTTTTTACTTTAAGATCGGGGCCTGCCGGCACGGGGACCGGTGCTCCCGGCTTCACAACAAACCGACTTTCAGCCAG ACCATAGTGCTGCTCAACCTGTACCGGAATCCACAGAACACCGCCCAAACCGCAGACGGATCGCACT GTCACGTGAGCGACGTGGAGGTGCAAGAACACTATGATAACTTCTTCGAG GAAGTGTTCACGGAACTGCAGGAGAAGTACGGGGAGATTGAAGAGATGAATGTGTGCGACAACCTGGGGGATCACCTCGTGGGCAATGTTTATGTCAAG TTTCGGCGCGAGGAGGATGCAGAGCGGGCAGTGGCTGAACTCAATAACCGCTGGTTCAACGGGCAGGCTGTGCATGCCGAGCTGTCTCCCGTCACTGACTTCCGGGAGTCGTGCTGTCGGCAGTATGAGATGGG GGAATGTACCCGGGGTGGTTTCTGCAACTTCATGCACCTGCGACCTATCTCCCGCAACCTCCGGCGGCAGCTCTATGGGCGGGGACCCAGGCGCAG GTCACCCCCAAGGTCCCATACTGGCCACCGTCCCCGAGAAAGAAATCGACGACGGTCCCCAGACCACCGGCATGGCCGTTTCTGA
- the U2AF1L4 gene encoding splicing factor U2AF 26 kDa subunit isoform X1 has translation MAEYLASIFGTEKDKVNCSFYFKIGACRHGDRCSRLHNKPTFSQVPLPTFRPFSQELGHAPTIVLLNLYRNPQNTAQTADGSHCHVSDVEVQEHYDNFFEEVFTELQEKYGEIEEMNVCDNLGDHLVGNVYVKFRREEDAERAVAELNNRWFNGQAVHAELSPVTDFRESCCRQYEMGECTRGGFCNFMHLRPISRNLRRQLYGRGPRRRSPPRSHTGHRPRERNRRRSPDHRHGRF, from the exons ATGGCCGAATATTTAGCTTCGATATTTGGGACTGAGAAGGACAA GGTTAACTGCTCTTTTTACTTTAAGATCGGGGCCTGCCGGCACGGGGACCGGTGCTCCCGGCTTCACAACAAACCGACTTTCAGCCAG GTTCCTCTCCCAACCTTCAGGCCCTTCTCCCAGGAACTTGGCCACGCCCCC ACCATAGTGCTGCTCAACCTGTACCGGAATCCACAGAACACCGCCCAAACCGCAGACGGATCGCACT GTCACGTGAGCGACGTGGAGGTGCAAGAACACTATGATAACTTCTTCGAG GAAGTGTTCACGGAACTGCAGGAGAAGTACGGGGAGATTGAAGAGATGAATGTGTGCGACAACCTGGGGGATCACCTCGTGGGCAATGTTTATGTCAAG TTTCGGCGCGAGGAGGATGCAGAGCGGGCAGTGGCTGAACTCAATAACCGCTGGTTCAACGGGCAGGCTGTGCATGCCGAGCTGTCTCCCGTCACTGACTTCCGGGAGTCGTGCTGTCGGCAGTATGAGATGGG GGAATGTACCCGGGGTGGTTTCTGCAACTTCATGCACCTGCGACCTATCTCCCGCAACCTCCGGCGGCAGCTCTATGGGCGGGGACCCAGGCGCAG GTCACCCCCAAGGTCCCATACTGGCCACCGTCCCCGAGAAAGAAATCGACGACGGTCCCCAGACCACCGGCATGGCCGTTTCTGA
- the PSENEN gene encoding gamma-secretase subunit PEN-2, whose amino-acid sequence MNLERVSNEEKLNLCRKYYLGGFAFLPFLWLVNIFWFFREAFLVPAYTEQSQIKGYVWRSAVGFLFWVIVLTTWITIFQIYRPRWGALGDYLSFTIPLGTP is encoded by the exons ATGAACTTGGAGCGGGTGTCCAACGAGGAGAAGTTGAACCTGTGCCGGAAGTACTACCTGG gtGGGTTTGCTTTCCTGCCTTTTCTCTGGTTGGTCAACATCTTCTGGTTCTTCCGAGAGGCCTTCCTTGTCCCGGCATACACGGAACAGAGCCAAATCAAAGGCT ATGTCTGGCGCTCAGCTGTGGGCTTCCTCTTCTGGGTGATTGTACTCACAACTTGGATCACTATCTTCCAGATCTACCGGCCACGTTGGGGCGCCCTTGGGGACTACCTCTCCTTCACCATACCCCTGGGTACCCCCTGA
- the U2AF1L4 gene encoding splicing factor U2AF 26 kDa subunit isoform X3, producing the protein MAEYLASIFGTEKDKVNCSFYFKIGACRHGDRCSRLHNKPTFSQVPLPTFRPFSQELGHAPTIVLLNLYRNPQNTAQTADGSHCHVSDVEVQEHYDNFFEEVFTELQEKYGEIEEMNVCDNLGDHLVGNVYVKFRREEDAERAVAELNNRWFNGQAVHAELSPVTDFRESCCRQYEMGSPPRSHTGHRPRERNRRRSPDHRHGRF; encoded by the exons ATGGCCGAATATTTAGCTTCGATATTTGGGACTGAGAAGGACAA GGTTAACTGCTCTTTTTACTTTAAGATCGGGGCCTGCCGGCACGGGGACCGGTGCTCCCGGCTTCACAACAAACCGACTTTCAGCCAG GTTCCTCTCCCAACCTTCAGGCCCTTCTCCCAGGAACTTGGCCACGCCCCC ACCATAGTGCTGCTCAACCTGTACCGGAATCCACAGAACACCGCCCAAACCGCAGACGGATCGCACT GTCACGTGAGCGACGTGGAGGTGCAAGAACACTATGATAACTTCTTCGAG GAAGTGTTCACGGAACTGCAGGAGAAGTACGGGGAGATTGAAGAGATGAATGTGTGCGACAACCTGGGGGATCACCTCGTGGGCAATGTTTATGTCAAG TTTCGGCGCGAGGAGGATGCAGAGCGGGCAGTGGCTGAACTCAATAACCGCTGGTTCAACGGGCAGGCTGTGCATGCCGAGCTGTCTCCCGTCACTGACTTCCGGGAGTCGTGCTGTCGGCAGTATGAGATGGG GTCACCCCCAAGGTCCCATACTGGCCACCGTCCCCGAGAAAGAAATCGACGACGGTCCCCAGACCACCGGCATGGCCGTTTCTGA